In Malus sylvestris chromosome 15, drMalSylv7.2, whole genome shotgun sequence, a single genomic region encodes these proteins:
- the LOC126603557 gene encoding low-temperature-induced cysteine proteinase-like, with amino-acid sequence MRPYRSSPVVAILLLTIFTVSSALDMSIISYDSKSSGSWRTDDEVMSIYEGWLVEHGKAYNALGEKERRFQIFKDNLRYIDEQNSKNLSYKLGLNRFADLSNEEYRNTYLGAKTRAQMKPVSNRNTKSDRYAPRVGDSLPDSVDWRKEGAVSPVKDQGSCGSCWAFSTISAVEGINKLVTGDLISLSEQELVDCDRTYNEGCNGGLMDYGFEFIINNGGIDSEEDYPYKGYDATCDTYRKNAKVVSIDDYEDVPTYNEKALQKAVANQPIAVAIEGGGRDFQLYNSGVFTGRCGTALDHGVTVVGYGTDDGLDYWIVRNSWGGSWGEEGYIRMQRNLGNTANGICGIAMEPSYPIKKGQNPPNPGPSPPSPVKPPSVCDNHYSCPESNTCCCIYEYANYCFAWGCCPLEGATCCDDHYSCCPSDYPVCDVNAGACLMSKGNPLGVKALKRTPAKPHWAIGGGKSSSA; translated from the exons aTGCGGCCGTACCGATCATCGCCGGTCGTGGCGATCCTCCTCCTCACGATCTTCACCGTCTCATCGGCCCTCGACATGTCGATCATCTCCTACGACAGCAAGTCGTCGGGCAGCTGGAGGACAGACGATGAGGTGATGTCGATATACGAGGGGTGGCTGGTGGAGCACGGAAAGGCATACAAcgctttgggagagaaggagagaagGTTCCAGATCTTCAAGGACAACCTTAGGTACATCGACGAACAAAACTCCAAGAACCTCAGCTACAAGCTCGGTCTGAACAGGTTCGCCGATCTGTCGAACGAGGAGTACCGGAACACTTACCTCGGCGCCAAGACTCGCGCGCAGATGAAGCCGGTGTCCAACAGGAACACCAAGAGCGACCGGTACGCGCCACGTGTCGGCGATTCGTTGCCCGACTCCGTTGATTGGAGGAAGGAGGGCGCGGTGAGTCCAGTCAAAGACCAAGGCAGCTGCG GGAGTTGCTGGGCATTCTCAACTATCTCCGCCGTGGAAGGTATCAATAAGCTAGTCACCGGAGATCTCATCTCCCTATCTGAGCAGGAGCTGGTAGACTGCGATAGAACGTACAATGAAGGCTGCAATGGAGGTCTTATGGACTATGGTTTCGAGTTCATCATCAACAATGGCGGCATTGATAGCGAAGAGGACTATCCTTACAAAGGATATGATGCCACATGTGACACCTACAGG AAAAATGCCAAGGTTGTTTCGATTGACGATTACGAAGATGTTCCTACATACAATGAGAAAGCACTGCAGAAGGCTGTTGCCAATCAGCCAATTGCCGTTGCCATTGAAGGGGGTGGCAGAGACTTCCAGTTGTATAACTCC GGTGTGTTTACGGGACGTTGTGGGACAGCACTAGACCATGGTGTTACAGTTGTGGGATATGGCACGGACGACGGACTTGATTACTGGATAGTGAGAAACTCATGGGGTGGAAGCTGGGGAGAGGAGGGATACATCAGGATGCAGCGTAATCTGGGCAACACCGCCAATGGGATATGTGGAATTGCCATGGAGCCTTCTTACCCCATCAAGAAAGGCCAGAATCCCCCTAACCCTGGCCCTTCTCCTCCGTCTCCGGTAAAGCCCCCGTCAGTTTGTGACAACCACTACTCCTGCCCTGAGAGCAACACCTGCTGCTGTATCTATGAGTATGCAAACTATTGCTTTGCTTGGGGATGTTGTCCACTCGAAGGAGCCACCTGCTGTGACGACCATTACAGTTGCTGCCCAAGTGACTATCCCGTGTGCGATGTCAATGCCGGAGCTTGTCTGATG AGCAAGGGCAATCCGTTGGGGGTGAAGGCATTGAAGCGCACCCCCGCAAAACCTCACTGGGCCATTGGTGGTGGAAAGAGCAGCAGTGCTTAA